A portion of the Rhodococcus pseudokoreensis genome contains these proteins:
- a CDS encoding class I SAM-dependent methyltransferase, which produces MSDPGSVFDEARLEFDRLTTAVWGPAGQSLTFQLGLRPGDAVLDVCCGAGSSALPAATAVGPSGLVHGVDLSDELLEVGRLKASDRGLQNIEFVRADATTWEPPSTVPAAGYDALACSYGVFFLPHMDASFTRLTGLVRPGGKVGITVWRRGALRDFAEALHDAVARHREPEADSGGSPFDALEHIDTPDGLHQWLGELGAHSTEVRELSNIIPATPEFAWDLVMGGNLRRALSPFDDRTVEQIRLDFLQVLTERAIHDVDAGTLVGTAVVNGRSTT; this is translated from the coding sequence ATGAGTGATCCGGGATCGGTCTTCGACGAGGCACGGCTCGAATTCGACCGGCTGACGACGGCCGTGTGGGGACCGGCCGGGCAGTCCCTCACCTTCCAGCTCGGGTTGCGCCCCGGGGACGCCGTCCTCGACGTGTGCTGCGGCGCAGGGTCTTCGGCGCTTCCCGCGGCCACCGCGGTGGGTCCGTCGGGTCTCGTCCACGGTGTCGACCTGTCCGACGAACTCCTGGAGGTGGGGCGGCTGAAGGCGTCGGACCGCGGGCTGCAGAACATCGAGTTCGTCCGCGCGGACGCCACCACCTGGGAGCCGCCGAGCACCGTCCCTGCGGCAGGCTACGACGCGCTCGCCTGTTCGTACGGCGTGTTCTTCCTGCCCCACATGGACGCCTCGTTCACCCGGCTCACGGGCCTCGTCCGGCCGGGCGGGAAGGTCGGGATCACGGTGTGGCGGCGGGGCGCGTTACGGGATTTCGCGGAGGCGCTCCACGACGCCGTCGCGCGGCACCGGGAGCCGGAGGCGGACTCCGGCGGGTCGCCGTTCGACGCGCTCGAACACATCGACACCCCGGACGGGCTGCATCAGTGGCTGGGCGAGCTGGGCGCGCACTCGACCGAGGTCCGGGAGCTGTCCAACATCATTCCCGCGACGCCCGAGTTCGCGTGGGACCTGGTCATGGGCGGGAACCTGCGCCGCGCGCTGTCCCCGTTCGACGACCGGACGGTCGAGCAGATCCGACTCGATTTCCTGCAGGTGCTCACCGAACGCGCGATCCACGACGTCGACGCCGGCACCCTCGTCGGCACCGCCGTGGTGAACGGCCGGAGCACGACCTGA
- the deoC gene encoding deoxyribose-phosphate aldolase codes for MSDVALTRSQVADLVDHTLLKPEATTDDVKALITEARSLGVLAVCVSPSMLPVKAPGLVTAAVVGFPSGKHHSLVKGAEARLAVDQGAQEIDMVIDIGAAVAGDFNAVLADVLTVREAVGDRTVLKVILETAALSDEAIVEACRAAERAGANFVKTSTGFHPAGGATVEAVRLMAQTVGGRIGVKASGGIRTAAAALDMIAAGATRLGLSGTRAVLDGLPD; via the coding sequence ATGTCCGACGTTGCACTGACCCGCTCCCAGGTGGCCGACCTCGTCGACCACACGCTCCTCAAGCCCGAGGCCACCACCGACGACGTGAAGGCGCTGATCACCGAAGCGCGCTCGCTCGGTGTGCTCGCAGTCTGCGTGTCGCCGTCGATGCTGCCGGTCAAGGCGCCCGGACTGGTGACCGCCGCGGTGGTCGGGTTCCCGTCGGGGAAGCACCACTCGCTGGTCAAGGGGGCCGAGGCCAGGCTCGCCGTGGATCAGGGCGCCCAGGAGATCGACATGGTGATCGACATCGGTGCCGCCGTGGCGGGCGACTTCAACGCGGTGCTCGCCGACGTCCTCACCGTCCGCGAGGCCGTCGGCGACCGCACCGTTCTCAAGGTGATCCTCGAGACCGCCGCGCTGAGCGACGAGGCGATCGTGGAAGCGTGCCGGGCCGCCGAGCGGGCAGGCGCGAACTTCGTGAAGACGTCGACCGGGTTCCACCCGGCCGGGGGAGCCACCGTGGAAGCGGTGCGGTTGATGGCGCAGACCGTCGGCGGGCGGATCGGGGTCAAGGCGAGCGGCGGGATCCGCACCGCAGCGGCCGCGCTCGACATGATCGCGGCCGGTGCGACGCGGCTCGGCCTGTCGGGCACCCGTGCCGTCCTGGACGGGCTGCCCGACTGA
- a CDS encoding DUF2993 domain-containing protein, which translates to MAARTNSAPRSNRVLVISLVVIAALVAVLVGGELFVRHRVKTCMADQFESQLGSQVDVGLSWKPVLLQSVDKNVPYITIDSDDTKFGPAQGMQVHAQVNDIRIENTADSSGTIGSSDADITWSTAGILATLQQQAFGSLISGVTADSSAGTLRFSVGPAGLADLTVKPEVVNGTVKVNTVGAEILGFGLPTDLVDGVVQILTSSLQTYPLGMQPTTLKVTDDAIEITLEGGAYTMPAAPTQQQQQEQQSSCGLLV; encoded by the coding sequence ATGGCAGCCCGAACGAACTCCGCACCCCGAAGTAACCGTGTGCTCGTCATCTCTCTGGTCGTCATCGCCGCGCTCGTGGCGGTACTCGTCGGCGGCGAACTCTTCGTCCGCCACAGAGTGAAGACCTGCATGGCCGACCAGTTCGAGAGCCAACTCGGCTCGCAGGTCGACGTGGGACTGAGCTGGAAGCCGGTCCTGCTCCAGTCCGTCGACAAGAACGTCCCCTACATCACCATCGACAGCGACGACACCAAGTTCGGCCCCGCGCAGGGAATGCAGGTGCACGCCCAGGTCAACGACATCCGGATCGAGAACACCGCGGACAGCAGCGGCACCATCGGCAGTTCCGACGCGGACATCACCTGGTCGACCGCCGGCATCCTCGCGACGCTGCAGCAGCAGGCGTTCGGCTCGCTGATCAGCGGTGTCACCGCCGATTCGAGCGCGGGAACCCTGAGATTCTCCGTCGGCCCGGCCGGACTCGCGGATCTGACCGTCAAACCGGAGGTCGTGAACGGGACCGTGAAAGTGAACACGGTGGGTGCCGAGATCCTCGGTTTCGGGCTCCCCACCGACCTCGTCGACGGCGTGGTCCAGATCCTGACCTCGAGCCTGCAGACCTACCCGCTGGGCATGCAGCCGACGACGCTGAAGGTCACCGACGACGCCATCGAGATCACCCTCGAAGGCGGCGCCTACACGATGCCTGCCGCCCCCACCCAGCAACAGCAGCAGGAACAGCAGAGCAGCTGCGGTCTTCTCGTCTGA